TGACCAATCATGGACATGGTTCTTCAACAAGCTCCTTGCTGTCATGCCTGATTTTTCTGACTTAGTCTTTGTCTCTGACAGACACACCGCAATATACTCTGGAATCCGCAGAGTAAGCACCTACTTcaacctatttttttaaatataaagggTAAACTATAGTGCATAAGTTAGCGGTTAACTTATTTGGTAGTATGTAGAATAAGAACACTCCCAAAAATGTTTAACAGTTAAATACATTCTTAGTTTGCTAACTGGTGTAGTTTCATTTAACAGGTGTATCCGATGGCTAAGCATTGTGCTTGCCTGCTACATCTCCAGAGGAACGTCCAGACCATCTTCAAGAAGAAGCATTTGGGGTACCTTCTGGGTAGAGCAGCAAGAGCTTACAAAGTGGAGGATTTCTACTTGCACTTCAACGAGCTCAAGGTGGTTGATGGCGCTTGTGCCGATTATCTGATCCGGGTTGGACTTGAGCACTGGGCTAGATCGCATTTTGATGGGGCAAGGTACAACATTATGACAAGTAACCTTGCTGAGTCTCTGAACGCAGCTCTGTCTGAGGCTAGAGAATACCCCATTGTCCCGCTCCTAGAGTATATTAGGTCAATGATGATGGGATGGTTCTCTTCGAGACGTGATGCAGCAGCAAACAATGTGGGGGCACTAACTCCGAAAGTTACTGGTATCGTGATGCGCCACTTCACTGACTCCATAAGATATGCCGTGAAACACATCATAAATAATGAGTAGGAAGTTGTTAATCGGAATGGGATGTTTCACCGTGTGGATCTTGATAACACAACTTGTTCTTGCAAGGAGTTCGACGCGCTGGCCATCCCTTGTGTGCATGCAGTGTCTGCGGCCATATATACACGGGAGTTTAGTGGAGAGTAAGGTGGCTGTGTATTACAGCAACACGTACTGGGGATTAGCGTACAGTGGGAGCATCAACCCGGTGGAAGAAGCAAACATTGATGTGTACAAGTTTGGTGTGGACGGAGAGGATGGCCACCTTCTCCCTCCAGCAACTCGCCGCCCACCTGGTAGACCGAGAAAGGCCAGAATTCCATCGCGTGGGGAATTCAAggtaagtatttttggtgtgaTTTTTTTACTTTACCTGTTAAGATGTATACTAACGACTAAATAATCTGTTAACATGTAATAACCTCCAAACATGCAGATGAGTGGTTCTTTAAAGCGCCGCCGCACCTGCAGCAGATGTGGAGGAAATGACCATAACAAGGTCACTTGTAAGATGTCTATCTGAAGATCGAGATGAAGACTAAGTATGTAGGGGTGAGTGGAGctgttgtgtttcttttgtaatGGTCAGATCTGGGGCGACCTTTTTTTGTTATCATATACTAAAACAAAGTTCCCCTACGCTTCTCACATTGAGGCATGTATATGTGCAATGTAGAGTATGAATAAAGACTCCTCCAttttatgttataaaatatatatctttgttAAGTTAACCGCTAACTTCTAGAACTTGTCCGTTAACTTCAGCATTATCCGTTAACGTCAGTGTTAGCTGTTAACATGAAATGCATTAATTAATCCTGTAAACGTTATGTTATCCATTAACATGAAATGAATGATTTGTTAAAATGCTAAGTAGTGCTGGTCATGGTTGTAAACTACTTATGTTGCATAAAGAAAAAGTGGGAGGCGTGTAAGGAATCAATATATAGCGGGGGCAATTAATTATGAAGTGATTTAACATCGTTATAACATAGGTACTTATAGGTTACCGTGTAAACTTGAAGTTATCCGTTAACTTCGGAGTGTGGTGATAGATGATATTAAAGAGCTTTAATTTAAATGCGTGCAGAGAATAAAGGTTTTATGTGGTAAGAGTCCATTGTAGAACGTGGTGAAATTAGTTCTATATGAGTGTTATGTGTATAAAACGGTTAGAAAAATGCATCAACATACTTAAGGGTAATGCGTGTTAGCAAGGTAAAATATATGTTGGTCGCTAACTTCGAGAACTTGTCCGTTAACTTTAGTGTTATCCGTTAAATTCCATGTATACGTGATATTATCCGTTACCTTCAGTGTTATCTGTTAACATGGAATGCATTAATTTATCTTGTAGACGTTATGTTATCCATTAACATGAAATGAATGATTTGTTAAAATGCTACAATGGTTGTTAACAAATAACAGGCAATATAAAGGTGAATACGTCTAATATTTCGAATTAACGTCGGGCGATGAAATTCCAAACTTGGCAGATAGTAGGTCGTGTTTGAAAAGaaagattttaaaacaacaacataAGCCGGGCACATAGGCCTGAGTTCGTAGAAAGAGGGAAACGAGACGGTTAGATAGAGATGTCATCGAAGACCATCCCCAGCGTGAGCTTCGATCAAAAGTACTGTCATGACTCCGGAATCAGTTTGAGTAGTTACCTGCGGTATTCCCTTGCATCTGGACACGGTAAAGGCCTTGACACCGGCGTTGGTTCCTAAAAAGCCAAACTGTTTAAGAACGTATGGGAGGAGGGTAGCAATAGGGTTTAACTCTTTCTTCAGCGAGCTGTCACTTCGAAACGAGGTGTTGCAATCCAGGACATGGAGAGTGGACGCTTTGGTATCGATACAAACTCCAACCCAGTGTTGTTTGTCCATGTTAAATGGGAAATATATCCTCTCATGCGACTTCTCCAAGTGTTTCTCCAGTGGGACGTCAGCGAACTTAAGCTTGGAATGGTCTTTGACTGTGGACTTCACAAACCGATTGTTGTGGTTCATCAGAGCAACTGGAAGGGTCGTGTCGTAAATGGCAACATTTGGACCAACCGTGGGGCCACGAGACACGAATCCGATAAGGGCGTCAACGACCTGAATTGAACGTAAGCAGTTTAGCCTGCATGTCCAAAAATGCTAAACATTTTAGTAGTGTTGCTTACCCCCGTAGGTAATATGGTGTTACGATAGGCAATATCTAAGAACTCAGCCGATGACCGGGAGTATCCGTTAGGAAGATTGATATCCCTGTAACGTAATAGTTAATGGGTTAAAAAAGTTTGAAGTTAGAACTAAAAATTTTGTTAGTGCCTAATCAAACGGTTGGGGGTTACTTACGATTCCTTCATAACCTTCTGCTCCATTAGCGTAAAACGGTGGTCAACATCAGGGATAATGCAATGCCCTGCATTGACCTTTGGATCACACTTGTAGTCTTGAAGTCCAGCAGGGATTATCCTAGACCTTTTGCTCTTGCGCGGCTCCGGTGCCTCTTTTTCATGTGCCATGGGTGGTGAAACATAGTTAATCGGGTTGGGCGTCTCCTCCACAACGGGGGCATCTTCCTGTGAGAGCCCGAGTGAGAAAGACGGCATATCGTCTAGATAAAAAGGTATATGCATCTGAGTGTGTGtgaattacattaaacatcagCAAGATGGAAAGGTCAGTGATAGAGATATACATGTATACTGAAATGATATGGTTACAGACAAAAAATTACCTCCTCCTTCTCAAACTCTTCTGAGTCAGGAttctcaacaacaaaaaatgtaaCTCCCAGTGATTGATTGTTCTCCTACGTGCAGGGGGAGGGAGTGTTAGCATTCATATACAGAAGATGGTTATCAGACCTAAACGTAACGGTCAATAGTTAATTTACCAGGTCTGGAGTTTTGTTATCATCTAAGTTGTTTATGGCCTGCACAGAACGGCAAATTATTAGCTACAAAGTTTGGGTGTAATTGCTAGCTCATCATCTTACATGTTTAGTGATGTAGTTGGCTGTTACTAGATCCTCCACTTGCACATCTCTCTGCTCAGCCTGGAGCTGTGAGTCAGCCGCAATTGAGGTATGCAACGACGATCCGTTGGCGGTGTCCTAATAGGGTTATGTCAAATAAATAGTGGAAATAAATGAGTTTTGGAATGCAAGTTAACAAAGGGCTGAGTTAACTAGAAATAATAATATCTCACCAGCTCAGCATCGAGATTATCAACTGTGTTTGCAGGGAGAGAATGGTCAGGTACTATGTTCAGATCACGCAGCACCTTGCTGATGCGAAAATCAGCAGCTTCAGATGGGGTACTAGTGTCAGGCACGACTGGAGGGTTGCCGTTgacaggggggggggggatggAGTCTTTCTGTGGAAGAAACTCAGGAAATTTGCCGGAAACTTTATGCTCAACAGAAACACCGCGGGAGGTAATGGTCTGGTAAATGAGTTCAGTTACACCGTTGAGTATCGAAGCTTGCATGATCTTCATTTGACCAACCAGGGCAGTGCCAATCTTTTTATCAATGTCCTGGAGGAATCCGACAATGGTGGCCTGACGGCTAGCTAACTGTTGTGATTGAATAGTTGATGAAGCAATTTTCTCTATCTTGGCGTCCAGTGCTTGATAAATACGCTTCTCCAGTGAGCTGATTTCATCACGTAGCTCGGAGGCGGGAGATCTGGACTTGTCAAGTAGCTGCGACGCAACCAAATTAGCTATTAAAATGTGGGTTTGAGAGTCAGGACCCTCGCCATCTGTCACCTCCGCGGCGTGATCCTTGTCATTTTTTTCCTTCGGTTCTTTCTCCTTGAGTTTCTTCACTCCCCTCAAACGCAAAAGATCACTTGCGTTTAGACCACCTTTGAACATATCCTTACAAAATGAAAAACCCTCACCAATCAGTCGAACCAGGTTCTCTACAGCAAAATCCTCGGACTCATCGACCCACGAGAAATCTAGCCCAGCAGACCATTCTTCGTACGGCTCATCTATAATATACTTGACAGTGACCTGCACAAACATGAACCAGATGCGTGTTAGATATGATTAACCCGCTAACTAAAAAGTGGACGATAACGTTATATTTAACAGTCAACTATACCTTTAAGGAGGTAACATCAACAAGGTAACGTAAAAAGTTAACGGTCAACTATACATCTAAGGATGTAACATCAACGCGATAACAAACAGGTTTGCGACACCGTAATAAGTTAACAGTCAACAATACATATGCCAATCTAACATCAACAAAATGGATTGAATTATCCAATTCGCAGACACATAGAAAAACACACATACGTTTgcgtaaaaaaaaagatgaatccGCTAACAAAACGATTTACAGAAACAAGTGATCTTACCAGTCAAGTATAACAGAGGAGATATAAAAAGCCTTAAGTCGATTTACTAGTGTTGTTTTGTGTAAAGAAATAATGATAGGGAGCTACCTCACCCGTTCAAGTTAACAGCTAATCTCTATGTTAGTAGTTACTAACGGTTGTAGAGCAATACAACAATCTATATCGAGTTAACCCATAATTAAAGCACCTGGACATCATGTTACGTTAGTAGTTACTAACGATTTTATAACACTACCACAATCTACATCGAGTTAACACATAATTTAAACGCCAACATCTCAGGTTAGGGATTATTTGTTACCTGACACTCGATGTCTATGCTCTTAGCATGCCCGGGGATAAGACAATACTTGGTCGCCTCTGAAGGTTCTGCTAGCGGCACAGCGTTGTCACCCTCTAATGCTAAATCTTCATTCGGGTTCTCGCTCTCGCTTTCGGAATCCACAATAACAGTGCGCTCAGACTGTGTGATTTCTTCCTTCAACTGAGGGATGGCGGCAAGAAGAACTAGTTGAATAGCATCAACGTAGCTGTGAATCGCAACAGACGCCTGCGATAATGCTATTTCATCTTTTGAAATAAGAGATGTAGCAAGCGTGTGGTATGAGGCTCTGCCCCAAGGGAATGCGAGGAAGTCGTCTAGATCTCGAATCAGTTCGACATGCTCCGGGATGATGCGAGGTGTGTGTGAGGACGGGAATAGAATCGACGACGTGATTGCAAGGCAAGCAAACTTAATCCGCGCCTCTTTGCTCTTCACAACCTTTTTCTTCAGCATGTCGATGGCTGTGACAACAGTGCAGAACTTCAACGAGCCAAGGAGTTCGTTCCAGTACAGCTTCTCTTTCAGAGGGTTTTTCCTCTTCTTAGTTGGTTCTGGAATCTTCCGACAGTTTAATCCGGTGACGATAGCAAACTCCCGGAGTGACATTCTGACTGGGTTTCCCGCGAAGATGAACCAAACCTCGTATTTTTTGTTCACTTTCAGAAGCCTAACAACGACATATTGGCCAAAAGCACCTGAAAACGGAGGGTTCTCCTCGATCGCGAGAATCTTTCCAAAAGTAGAATTTCTCAGAAATTCTAACTCTTCCGGTTCAAGAGCCTCGATTAGCAACTCGGTCCTCTTTATCTTGTGATACGAGTTGACGCGCTCTCCAAGTGGTTCTTCGCCGGTGGCGAACATTCTAGGAGGAAGCAAAAAATCCTCCATCGCAACGATTTGGGGGAAGAAGTGGGTGGATTGggtaatttagggtttaattgAGGATGCTGAGAATGTATTATGaacaaaattatgtatataggAGGCGAATGAGTGGTTGGGGATGTGGGAATAAATGCAACTGTTCGATGTTCGAAAAAAACAGAGTAGCCTCACGCTCTTTCATCTGCAGAATCTGAACAGTCAGGAAACCTTTCTTTGACCAACGGGTTGAAGGGAGTGCTCAGACATTCAGCCACACGCGACCCAGACCTATGGAA
This genomic stretch from Brassica napus cultivar Da-Ae chromosome C9, Da-Ae, whole genome shotgun sequence harbors:
- the LOC111212139 gene encoding uncharacterized protein LOC111212139: MEDFLLPPRMFATGEEPLGERVNSYHKIKRTELLIEALEPEELEFLRNSTFGKILAIEENPPFSGAFGQYVVVRLLKVNKKYEVWFIFAGNPVRMSLREFAIVTGLNCRKIPEPTKKRKNPLKEKLYWNELLGSLKFCTVVTAIDMLKKKVVKSKEARIKFACLAITSSILFPSSHTPRIIPEHVELIRDLDDFLAFPWGRASYHTLATSLISKDEIALSQASVAIHSYVDAIQLVLLAAIPQLKEEITQSERTVIVDSESESENPNEDLALEGDNAVPLAEPSEATKYCLIPGHAKSIDIECQVTVKYIIDEPYEEWSAGLDFSWVDESEDFAVENLVRLIGEGFSFCKDMFKGGLNASDLLRLRGVKKLKEKEPKEKNDKDHAAEVTDGEGPDSQTHILIANLVASQLLDKSRSPASELRDEISSLEKRIYQALDAKIEKIASSTIQSQQLASRQATIVGFLQDIDKKIGTALVGQMKIMQASILNGVTELIYQTITSRGVSVEHKVSGKFPEFLPQKDSIPPPPVNGNPPVVPDTSTPSEAADFRISKVLRDLNIVPDHSLPANTVDNLDAELDTANGSSLHTSIAADSQLQAEQRDVQVEDLVTANYITKHAINNLDDNKTPDLENNQSLGVTFFVVENPDSEEFEKEEMHIPFYLDDMPSFSLGLSQEDAPVVEETPNPINYVSPPMAHEKEAPEPRKSKRSRIIPAGLQDYKCDPKVNAGHCIIPDVDHRFTLMEQKVMKESDINLPNGYSRSSAEFLDIAYRNTILPTGVVDALIGFVSRGPTVGPNVAIYDTTLPVALMNHNNRFVKSTVKDHSKLKFADVPLEKHLEKSHERIYFPFNMDKQHWVGVCIDTKASTLHVLDCNTSFRSDSSLKKELNPIATLLPYVLKQFGFLGTNAGVKAFTVSRCKGIPQLTLTLTDNAEVNGQVLEVSG